The nucleotide sequence AATTTCAGTTCGAAAAGATATACGAACGATGAAACGAATAATTCGTGGGAATACACAACAAGTAAAGACACGGTTGAAGAATATCTGATCAGTAATTTAGTATCGGTAACGAACAATACGATGAGGCGTGAAATGTGGAAAACAACAGGTGGTTTCTTTATGGCAATAGGCGCAACTGCCGCATTGGTAGCAGCTCCGCTGGCAGGAATAGGATTCAGGCACGATTTTGAAATTAACGAGAGGCGCTATTATAACGTAGCCGTGCCCGGACTGGGTGCATTTTTTACCGGTATGACCCTCGCAATTTTAGCACGCAACAAAACCTACTATCTGCAACTCGAAGATCATGATATTGATAAGCACCTCTGGAAACCTGTGAAATAAAATTTCATTCAGAAAAAAATCCCCGGCACGTCTGTACCGGGGATTTTTGTTTATGCGTGGCACGCTTAGTTCATGGAAAGGTATTCGGCCACGCCGGTGTGTGTGGCGTTCATGCCGCTTTTTCCTTTTTGCCAGTTGGCGGGACAAACTTCGCCTTTGTCTTCGAAATACTGAAGCGCGTCAACCATGCGCAGGGCTTCGTCAACGTTGCGGCCGAGGGGGAGATCGTTTACAAGCTGGTGACGTACTTTGCCTTCTTTGTCGATCAGGAAAAGGCCACGGTAGGCAATAAGTTCTGAAGTGGCGTTAAAACGGCCGTTTTCATCGAAATCAAATTCGCCGTTAAGTACGCCGTAGTTGTAGCTGATGGTTTTGTTGGTATCGGCCACAAGGGGATAGGTGATGCCCTGAATGCCGCCTTGTTTTTTGCTGAGTTGCAGCCAGCCCCAGTGCGACTGTTCGGTATCGGTAGAGCAGGCCACCACGGCTACGTTGCGGGCTTCAAACTCGGCCAGTTTTTCCTGAAATGCATGAAGCTCGGTGGGGCATACGAATGTGAAATCTTTCGGGTAAAAGAAGAATACCACATACTTTTTGCCCAGATACTGATCGAGGCTGAAATTTTCTACAATTTCCTCGCCGTTGATCACAGCAGAGGCGTTGAAGGCAGGTGCCTTTTTTCCAACTAATACTTCCATAATTGTGTGAACTTGAATTGTGTTTGGCTCACGTGGTTGATACCGGATGCAATTTTGCAGCGGCATTTCACGGTTTCGCGGCGCAAAAGTAAGGGGTTTTTATTCTTGCGCGATGTGACCAATATCACGAATTTATTACCTTAACCCAGAATCATACTAATCCCTGCATATATGCTGCACGTCACCCATATATTAATCAGCCCGCTCAGTCCCAACGAAATAAAAGAGAAACTAAGTGAAAAAATGCTTCCTTTTAACGTTGT is from Bacteroidota bacterium and encodes:
- a CDS encoding peroxiredoxin — protein: MEVLVGKKAPAFNASAVINGEEIVENFSLDQYLGKKYVVFFFYPKDFTFVCPTELHAFQEKLAEFEARNVAVVACSTDTEQSHWGWLQLSKKQGGIQGITYPLVADTNKTISYNYGVLNGEFDFDENGRFNATSELIAYRGLFLIDKEGKVRHQLVNDLPLGRNVDEALRMVDALQYFEDKGEVCPANWQKGKSGMNATHTGVAEYLSMN